GGAGGAAATGGAAATCCTCCCATGAGATCCTCTCCTTGTCATCAAAGCCCGCAGCCTGCAGCATGGCCTTGATGCCGTCCTCGGCCTGGCTCTTTGACAGAGCACCGTTGGAGATTTCAATAAAAGACCTGCAAGGCAGTAAAAGGGGTGACTATTAAACAcgagacagaaaaataaagcagtcatgattaaaaaaaagttattaaaatgaataaatcaatcagACCTGAGCATTCTGGCAAATTCTTCTTTCGATAagaaaccagttccaccaatgTCATGCATGTTGAACATCAGCATGGACTTTTCCTCAGGAGTCCCTAATTAGACACATGTTGTTGTCACCATGTAGGACAAGACTAACAACtggtaatctaatctaatccagtTGATTAACCACGATGAGCCGTGTATATTcatcatattcatattcattccGAGCAATTTACACAACGTATGTCATATTTTGGTGTTAGCATGTGAAGCATGTCATCCACACACAGATACCTTTCATAAAGATCACCATCACGTCAAGAAACTCCTGGAAGGAGAGGTAGCCGTTCCCGTCTTTATCGGCCAGTGTGAACATGGACTCCACAAATAAGGAGTTGGGTTTGAGGCCCAGCGCGTCGGCGAACTCAGAcgccgtcagctcacactgcaGGACCTCTTTGGCCTTAGCGGGGGAGACGCCACTCATGTCCCCAGCATCACACTTCTCTATTTCCAGGACCTGCGCACCCCAGGAACAGGGGAGAAGTGTCATTACAAGCCACCGTTACAAACATCTCATGCGTTAGTTGAGGTTGCTGTACGTCCAGAACGGATGAGGTCATCAGCACGACCAACAATTAGCTCTTTTGGCCAGAGGCTGGCCTCATTTGACCTCAAACAGGGATTGACGACAGATTGTGGCTGAGTTTAAAGCTGCTGCTGCCGTAGCAGTGATGCATGAGGTAAACATCCAGCGTATGACTGTACCTTAGAGAAAGCATGCCGAATGAACGTTTCCACAATTTGAGCCCTCTGCTCTCTGGTTGTAGCCTCCCTCAGCagttcctcctctctcatctCCTTGACTGTAATCTCCTGCGTGATGTCCATCTCTCCCAGGCAAAGCAGCTCGACAAACTCCGCACGTTTGCTCTCGTCATCGAAAAACAGCACCTGGACATGCAGAGGTGATGTAGATGAGGTACATCTGCAGAATCATGCTTACAACAAAGATCGGACAAGCAGATTGAGAGCAGAAACAGCTTCACTGGAAAAATGGGAAATGGAAGTGCTTGAATTGCAAACAAACTCAAACGTGAGCAAATAATTAGGTCGTACGTGCTGATAAGaagatgcagcagcagcaacatttttcaaaaaccgTTCATGTCCTCTAACTGGTATTATTACATAAACCACCACCTCCGGTTTGCGGCTGCTCACCAGGTCGTACTCTTTTGACACTTTGAGCATCAGAGCTTTATGGTGACGGTTGTTGGAGAGAAAGACATCAAGGCAGTCCTGGTTTCCCAGACTGAGACATCGATGGACGGAACCGGAGCGGTCGTACACCTGCAGCCTCCTCTTCTCATCCACCTCCACGCTGACGGGGTGCAGAGGCTTTTTATCCCCTTGCCACTCATAGGCTGAGAGGATGGGCGGAATGGCATTACAGAATAAACACGTAGTTTAtataaacaaatgtaaagattttttttattttttttaaagaaatggcaAAAATAATCAGTTGATATTTGTTaaccatttttaaataaagtaaataaagaaataaaggttTCATACCAGCGATTCCCACCGCTGGTTCTTCTCTTGTGTCACCGGCTTTCCTTCTTCGTCTCTGGAACTTCTTGAACCTGTACTTGCGGAGATACGCCACCATGCAGGCCACTATAAAACTAACTGTGAAAATAGGAGGATCCATACTAATTATTGGTTTTACAGGTCAAGTCATGTCATAGTGTTACTGCTGTGTGAAAACGGGTGGGTTTATGAGAATCTTACTAACCAACAGGAAAGAGGAACAGGACAATGATAAATATCCCAAAGCCAGCTTTGCTCCCATCAAAGTAATAGAGTTTGGTAGCTTTAGTGCAGGGATATAGCGCGGATGAATCCAGCTGTGCAGGTTGACCACAAGGATCACCTAAGGCAACAGAGAGTGTGTCCTATGAGTCTATCAGTGTCACTGGTTCTAAATTCATCTTTTTTGtgtatgaaataaatgtcatttttaccATCCTTCCAGAAGAAGACGTTCTTTTGTATACCAGTGGCTTCTGCGCTTGTGACAGCGATAAGGACATCATGGAAGGTCGTGTTAAGAAAACCTTTCATTTCCTCTGGTGTGAACAAACTGGGgaacacattttgtatttataatCATGATTGTACACATGTGAAACAGTGATATTATATATTCTCCTATATTTTATATAGTCCTTCAGGAGGAGCTTACCCATTCTGTTTGTTCTCAAACCAAAAGCGGTCTCCATTTCTTGTGCGTTCAAACTGGTCTAAGATTATGGCTTTGAAAAGTGAACTGTTACTGTCATGAGACTCCAGCAGTCCTCCAACAAAGAGCTCCAGTTTTGAGATATCTCCACCATACATTTCAGCAAGATCTTGGATTAACTGTCACAGCAGAACACAAGACATTCACAGATTAACTCaaagatgtgtttttctgtgcagcTCATGCCTGATCATCCCTGGAGTCTCGGTTATACCTTTGGGTTGGTCTTGCTAAGTTCACTATTTATTTCTTCAAACGATTTGACAGGAGACAGATCCAGAGCCTTTCTGACTTCAGTGTAGCTTTGGAGGCCAAAGTCTCTTCCTCTTTGAATGGTCATGGCCACCAGATCGGACCGGGTGAATCTTAGGGGTCCATACATATAGTCTGTAAGGGTGAAAATGATTGGACAGTTTATcaactcatttttaaaattatttttgtaatttcatgGCTGTTGTTTCTCTTCTGTTTTAAGTGTGATGCTCCATAACATGCAGGCAAATGTTTCTGATTTTTGAACAAGCAGAGAAAAAGGTGCATTAGAAACCTCTCAGGTCCTCAACAACAACGTTGTCCTCTTTCTCAGCTATCTGAGAGGCCATGCCCATAATGAGGTCATCCACGTCCTGACCCGTCTTTACGTTTACACTCTGGGGAAAAACAGTGACAAAGACATTAATATATACTATACAGAAATCCACTGgcatggatggttggatggaatttaaaataaatccttggTAAAAGAAACCATCATAATCCAGTTCTGCAGGTATTTTCTGCATTGAATCTTTGTGAAACCTTTCAGTATAAGATGTAAAGCGCGTCATCGCTTTTAAAGtcataacaaaaatatttgtacaCAGACCTTcagtttccatttatttttcatatactgtcaggaccttcTGTTGCTGAATCTGTATTTTACCACCCtcatcatgaataaataatcgCTTTAATGTGACTTAATGGCCATCTGCTCATTGGATCATAAATTAAAAGGCAACAGAAAGCTGTGTCAATGGTGGAGAAAATGTTTGTggtgatgaacacacacacacacatgcgtgcacacacacacacacacgcacgcacgcacgcacacacacacacacacacataccataTCATACATATGATGAAGTAATGGCACTCATGATGTACCTGTCGTTTCCAGAAGCTGTTACACAGACGCAGTGCTGGTGATGAACTTCCATCCATGTTGATAACTTTACGAAAATGACAGGTTCTGTTTCTGTAGGGAAAGGGAGGGATTGGTTTGGAATAGTGAGTACTAACTGTTTTTGCATTCATTAATATTAAATTCAAGTGGCTTCCATTATAGTTGAGTACAATACAGTAAGATGGTTTCTTTACAGTAATACCTCATGTAAACACCAGATGGAGCCATAGTGATGCCATATCTCATAGCAGCAACTTCGAACTCTGGAGAGGTCCCCGGATCGACAAACTTCTGGTACCCTATGAAGAGATAAACAAGAATGTTAAACAGGACAATACAGAGAGAACAAAGGACACTGCATGTGTAATTACAAGCAATTCTCATGCATCCACACAACCTAAATCAACATCTAAATGGCTGAGGTGAGGTGACAAAAGCAGTGCAGCTATGAAAATGAAGAGTGATTCAGGTGATGGACTCATTTAACCATAGTTGCTTTAACTTTCTCCAGCTGTGGGTGCCTATTCAGCAGAAGAAGGAGACCGAGGCTGACGCTTTGCTGACCGAGCACATATTTGTCAAACACTGCCAACGATAGCTCACCTCACCGCGGCTTGTGGGCATCAGTGCATGACCTGTTCCATTCCACTTCTACGCACACAAACTCTGGATGATTCTTACCTGGATAAGGAGGAAGCTTTTTGTTTCCAATGTAAGCAGGCAACCACTCGTAGACGGCAATGCTCTGCGTAGAAGAACAAGAGGGTTCAAAAGCATGATTGTGAAGGGTTGGAGGATAATATGTCttgcaaatatttcttttttaagcCTATAAACCTGATGGTCACTATTAATCTATAAACCTAGTTTATAGATTGATTATAGAACTATCAATCTAGTTTATAGATTGATAGTTCTAGGATATCTAGATGATATATGATCAAAAATTTGATATGATTTAAgctattttgcattttaaatagaTGTTCACGACACTTCTTGCAAGACTAAGTTCAACTAGTGAAACAGCTGAGAGATGATGTGTTCAGTGTCAGGCTAAAACCATCAATTCCATCCTTAAAACACGACCACCTGGTGTTGATGTAACATCATTACTCCCAGGGTGCAAATTAAATCTGCACTCGCGCCACATGGGGGATTACATGGAGACTTTTCCTTCTACCTGGAATGTGGCCACGACGATCTTCCTGGCGTTTTGAAACAGCTTTTCGTCTGACCACTGTGGGTGTTCCACATGCAGTTTGGAGGCGACATAATTGTGGTAGCGAAACCAGATAATCCCCACTGCTGCTGTGAACATGTTCTCATTGGCCCAGGCATTTCCCAACACTGGATGCAGAGGATGGCACAAAATTACAAAGAATTCTTCTTTTCCATCATAAGAATTCATGTCGCTATGGTAACAACAAAAGCAGATGTTGGAATCAGGGTTGTATAAACTTCCCCAAAAGTGTCACAAAGCTCCTGGACCCCCATCTGTAGAGGTGAACGCTTCCTTTACATTGATTGATGAGCGTCTGACCGCTAAGAGGATGATTAGGCTGTTTGTTTTTAGGAACGGGACAACAGGGCTGTGACAACAGGGTcggctcctccacctccacaccAGATAATAACTACACACCTTTAACAAAGCAAGCAACAAAACACTGGTTTCGTGACACCTTTATGGTGTTCTCTATGCTACAGAGAGGTGGGATTTACTGTGGCGAGTGTGAAAAGCCTTTTACACAATAATTATAGAGTCATAGTGCACGTCAGTTCGGGGCATCTCTTGAGTCAGAGCTGCAGGCTGCAGCCCTGATCAGAGCAGACGGGGTAAAACAGTACGCGCATGAAATCATCGCTGTTGGTTTTCAGCTTAACACACAGGGTGAAAAACAGACTACAAGATGTTTTAAGTCACACAGACACGACACGTGTGTTCACATAGTTTTAATGTGATTTGCCGATCACCTATTATCCACGACTGaatatgtggtgtgtgtgtgtgtgtgtgtgggaggaggggTGTTCTTTTCAATGGCGTGAATGTCTGTAATCATCAAGGTGCATAAAATGTTCCCGGTCATATAAGCCCCCCTGCAAGAGAATTATTTGCTAACAGCATTTGGTGCAGGTCTTATTTGAAGGACAAGGAATTAAAGTTCTTACCATAAAGGTCCTGAGGTCCGGAGTCCCCTGTAGACGGGTCGGCAGAACTCCACATGAAGCTGCGCTGTGATGCACGAGTTGGCATGTTCCACTCAGAGCCTGAGGCCAAAAGGCCTCTGGAGAAGGTCCTCAAGGAGTCAGACCAGGATGCAGAGGGGCCATAGATGGAGCTGCCATCTATCCATGCTGTCACCAGGTTGACCTGTatgagttgtgtttgttttcttcatatTATTGTATTTCACGAATGGGAAATGTGGAGTGACATGACATGCAGAGACTTGTGCTCTTGCAGGATTTAACTTTAACAACATGTTTTTACACACCTGTGTGCGAGGGTTTCCCGGGCTCTGGCCTGTATCTTTGTCCCATGGCCCCCTCTGGAAGGGCAGCAGGACATTTCCACTGTCAGTGGGGTCAAAGATGGGGTCACCTTTCGGCACGTGGATGTTCATGAACTCAGGTGGACACCCGGGAGTTCTTGAGTCAAAAATTTCAAAAGTAACATGATAACCTGTGGGGtgacaaatattcaaatgaatgtttttagtTGAGTTAACACAAGGAGCTCAGGTATTAAGTAAGAGgaggaattattttattagatcagtcagtattgtatttattaacaCCCGTGAGCTTGAAGACAAACCATttttctggatgttgtgggtACATCTCATTTTGGTGCATCCTCACAAGAAAAGTTGGACTATAAAATTTCTTCATGTATTGAATATtttggacctttttttttttttttttttaaaccgaatGGTCACGTGTTATAATATATTTACCGAAAAAGAGCGACAAAACGGTCAAGTTGCGTGTGGAGGGCAGCCCGGAGGGGCCGGCGGTCAGCAGGTTGGACAGCCGGCGGGGGTTCGGCAGCAGCGGCTCCTGGACGGGCTGGTAGACTCCGTCCCAGTAATGCGCGGGCACGAGGCGGAGAAGGTGAGAACCTGCGCgggcacaaacacaaacacagtccgGTGAACAGGTGAGGGGGCAGACCGACACCGGAGCCGCTGCGCACTGTGGGAAAAACCTACCGACGGCCCCGCGGCTGGGGTGTCCCAGACTGTTGTACCAGCCGTCAAAGCGAGGCACCTCCCAGCTTTCATCACAGCTCGAATCTGTTCACACAAGTGAGTTTAAAACAGCATTTTACTTCTCTGCGTCTCACTGTAATGGACTGGAGTCTCCTCTACTTACATTGACTCACACAGAGCACCAAACCAAACGTTGCACAGATACTCCAGACCCGTTTACGCAAATCCATTGATGCGAGAGGTGCTTCTCAGCTCAGCGTCCAGCCAAGAGAGATGAAGGACTTCTGAAAAGACACGCTGAAGGTAAGTGACTTACTTCTCCTGTCAGATTACAAGTTGGTTGGAATCAGCAAGTCTGATTCCACAGACGCATGTTCTCTGattgaacaacaaaaaaaaataattgtagaAAATTGATGTATTTAGTCACATGTGGAGACTCCAGTCAGCCAGCTGTTCTGTTTCCTCAGTGTTTTATACAAGGGCTTGATAGGTAAGTCTTACTCACTGTGGAGGCTGGAATCTTGTGCAGAAGTAGAGCAGGTGGAAGATGGTGCAATACTAAAGCCAACATAGGTTGCACAGCTTATCACAAAGTGCATGTGACCTGTGTTGCCCAAATGGGAATGGCCAGCAGCTCTGAATCACACCCCCTTTCCACAGGTTTCCGATCAACGCATCCACCTCCTCAGTGACACAAAGGGGCCCAATGGTATAAAAGAAGTGTGTGTTCCCTCCACAGTCACTcatccctctcttcttcttcacgcCTCGTCGTTCAGATTTAGGGTAAGACAAATCTCCTTACATTTATACTCTTCTCTgttggattgattgattttatttgaaacttttcttttacttaaggatgaaataaatatattccaATCAGAAAAGAACAATGTTAAGTGGATCTATTTGCAGTAAACTGACGGAATCACTTGGATGCATAAAGTTTCCTGTGTGCACTGTGCAGCTGAATTTGTTTCAATGCCTCATATTTTTACAGTGTCAGGTCATGCAAAATGGTTTTTACATGGGTGTGAGTTGTCTTACTCATCAGAGCAGCGGTAATAAAGTCCAATCCTTATCTGCTGTAAGGAATGAGAGCTGCTATCGCTGCATCTGGAGGAAACTGAGAACCCGGTCGCCAACACTGTCTTCTCTGTTTTACTGTCTGGTCTCTGCAGTGTCCCTGAGATCAGGAGCGAAGATGACTTTCTACGATGACATTTACCCATTCTACCCTCTCAAAAGGACTGCCTTCATCTTCAATGGCAGCCAGCTCACCATTATTCTGGTCTTCCTTGTGTTTACCTCCAGCCTTCTTATCATCCTGCCAGGGATACGGGGGAAGACGGTGAGTTCATCTCATCCCACAGGCGTTTAGCTGCTGCATCTGAATCGTCTCTATAATTTAGATTCTACTCTCCTCTCTCCCATTAGAGGCTGTTCTGGTTGTTTCGGATAATTACCAGCTTGTTCATAGGGGTGGTGATAGTTGGTAAGTTTAATTCTTATCATTGTTGTTGAATAGATCTCTGATCTGTATTTTCCTGCTCTGGTTATTGACATTGCTTCTTCTATCGGCAGCGCTCAATTTTACCAGCGACTGGGCTGAGGCCAGAATGACCACTAACTCCACCTACAAGTCTTTCAGCACTGCAGTGATTAATGCAGACATCGGCTTGCATGTTGGACTATATGGGATTAATGTCACACTCAAAGGTGAGTCACACTGATTTTTGTAACAGATGTTTTTAACAACAAGATGTTGCATCAATATTTTGTTCAGTTATTCCCTCAATTACTTCCTAAAAACAACTCTTTAGTGTTTCTGTCATTTACATGAATGTGTTCCTCTATTCCCATAAGGGACTCCTGTCATACAGTTTAATGAGACCATTGACTACAACGAGATGTTCCGCTGGTACGACACTTTTGAGGAAGAGTATGAGGATGCTCTTGAAAAAGGTTTACCCAACCCCATCCTTTACATCGCTGAAAAGTTCACCCTGAAAAGCACATGTGGGCTCATCTACCAGTGGAGATACTCGGGTCGATACGCTTCTGCAACCCTCTGGTAACATAACACATACCtgcatacagttctgttcaatTATTCTGTCAGCATCCAGCCATtaaaagaagcagaaaatgaaatgtttgcacACTTCCACAGGACGGCGTTTTGTTGCTGGCTCCTCGCCAACATCCTCTTCTGCATGCCGGTCATTCTGTACGCTGGGTACATGATGCTGGCCACCGCcgccttcatcttcttctccatGGCATCCTTTTCCACCATCATGAATGTGCCACAGTGTATTTTTGCCATCGGAACTGACTCGTTTCATACAGACTACAGCCATTCGTTCTGGTTGGCTCTGGCAACAGGTAAAGACATGCCTGTAAAGCTAATATCATGTCATGTGCTGTTTGATGAAGGAGACAAGTTCCGCTAACCGGAATTGATTTGCAGGT
This region of Antennarius striatus isolate MH-2024 chromosome 4, ASM4005453v1, whole genome shotgun sequence genomic DNA includes:
- the duox gene encoding dual oxidase 1 isoform X2, whose product is MDLRKRVWSICATFGLVLCVSQYSSCDESWEVPRFDGWYNSLGHPSRGAVGSHLLRLVPAHYWDGVYQPVQEPLLPNPRRLSNLLTAGPSGLPSTRNLTVLSLFFGYHVTFEIFDSRTPGCPPEFMNIHVPKGDPIFDPTDSGNVLLPFQRGPWDKDTGQSPGNPRTQVNLVTAWIDGSSIYGPSASWSDSLRTFSRGLLASGSEWNMPTRASQRSFMWSSADPSTGDSGPQDLYVLGNAWANENMFTAAVGIIWFRYHNYVASKLHVEHPQWSDEKLFQNARKIVVATFQSIAVYEWLPAYIGNKKLPPYPGYQKFVDPGTSPEFEVAAMRYGITMAPSGVYMRNRTCHFRKVINMDGSSSPALRLCNSFWKRQSVNVKTGQDVDDLIMGMASQIAEKEDNVVVEDLRDYMYGPLRFTRSDLVAMTIQRGRDFGLQSYTEVRKALDLSPVKSFEEINSELSKTNPKLIQDLAEMYGGDISKLELFVGGLLESHDSNSSLFKAIILDQFERTRNGDRFWFENKQNGLFTPEEMKGFLNTTFHDVLIAVTSAEATGIQKNVFFWKDGDPCGQPAQLDSSALYPCTKATKLYYFDGSKAGFGIFIIVLFLFPVVSFIVACMVAYLRKYRFKKFQRRRRKAGDTREEPAVGIAAYEWQGDKKPLHPVSVEVDEKRRLQVYDRSGSVHRCLSLGNQDCLDVFLSNNRHHKALMLKVSKEYDLVLFFDDESKRAEFVELLCLGEMDITQEITVKEMREEELLREATTREQRAQIVETFIRHAFSKVLEIEKCDAGDMSGVSPAKAKEVLQCELTASEFADALGLKPNSLFVESMFTLADKDGNGYLSFQEFLDVMVIFMKGTPEEKSMLMFNMHDIGGTGFLSKEEFARMLRSFIEISNGALSKSQAEDGIKAMLQAAGFDDKERISWEDFHFLLRDHDKELQFAQLNVKGMEKQGRKRLSRDQRVSFISPANGYKSDGQDVRRRKKLNIRTPNVYANPQREQYIRNPIRQKIQHFKRFIENYRRHIVCFIVIYGIVAGVCLERCYYYGLQAESSGIPETSIVGIIVSRGSAAGVSFLFPYMLLTVCRNLNTLCRETFLNRYIPFDAAIDFHRFMAMTAIILAVVHSLGHVVNIYVFSVSDLSIISCLFPRVFYNNGSELPMKWYFWFFQTVPGMTGVLLLFTFAFMYVFASHFFRRISFRAFWITHYLYVIVYTLTVIHGSFALLQQPRFYIYLIPPALLFLLDKLISLSRKKLEIPVVSVELLPSGVTHLEFKRPQGFVYRSGQWVRIACLMLGTDEYHPFTLTSAPHEETLSLHIRAVGPWTSQLRELYTEDNLLELGSYPKLYLDGPFGEGHQEWIDYEVSVLVGGGIGVTPFASILKDLVFKSSIKSRIQCKKVYFIWVTRTQRQFEWVSDIIREVEEMDTLELVEVHTYITQVAEKFDLRTTMLYVCERHFQKVWNRSLFTGLRSVTHFGRPPFVSFFSSLQEVHPTVGKMGVFSCGPPGLTKNVEKACQKMNQRDQAHFIHHYENF
- the duox2 gene encoding dual oxidase maturation factor 1 isoform X3, whose translation is MTFYDDIYPFYPLKRTAFIFNGSQLTIILVFLVFTSSLLIILPGIRGKTRLFWLFRIITSLFIGVVIVALNFTSDWAEARMTTNSTYKSFSTAVINADIGLHVGLYGINVTLKGTPVIQFNETIDYNEMFRWYDTFEEEYEDALEKGLPNPILYIAEKFTLKSTCGLIYQWRYSGRYASATLWTAFCCWLLANILFCMPVILYAGYMMLATAAFIFFSMASFSTIMNVPQCIFAIGTDSFHTDYSHSFWLALATGILCTIIGALVVMLYFLIPEKIREAFSVGVDSYEDDVSYGQGYLNSVFVDGVTIAPLTPIIKEVRWVGICSDHLTHVVIIRCSVFYGESVS
- the duox2 gene encoding dual oxidase maturation factor 1 isoform X1 yields the protein MLSGSICSKLTESLGCIKFPVCTVQLNLFQCLIFLQCQVMQNGFYMGVSCLTHQSSGNKVQSLSAVRNESCYRCIWRKLRTRSPTLSSLFYCLVSAVSLRSGAKMTFYDDIYPFYPLKRTAFIFNGSQLTIILVFLVFTSSLLIILPGIRGKTRLFWLFRIITSLFIGVVIVALNFTSDWAEARMTTNSTYKSFSTAVINADIGLHVGLYGINVTLKGTPVIQFNETIDYNEMFRWYDTFEEEYEDALEKGLPNPILYIAEKFTLKSTCGLIYQWRYSGRYASATLWTAFCCWLLANILFCMPVILYAGYMMLATAAFIFFSMASFSTIMNVPQCIFAIGTDSFHTDYSHSFWLALATGILCTIIGALVVMLYFLIPEKIREAFSVGVDSYEDDVSYGQGYLNSVFVDGVTIAPLTPIIKEVRWVGICSDHLTHVVIIRCSVFYGESVS
- the duox gene encoding dual oxidase 2 isoform X1 — translated: MDLRKRVWSICATFGLVLCVSQYSSCDESWEVPRFDGWYNSLGHPSRGAVGRFFPQCAAAPVSVCPLTCSPDCVCVCARAGSHLLRLVPAHYWDGVYQPVQEPLLPNPRRLSNLLTAGPSGLPSTRNLTVLSLFFGYHVTFEIFDSRTPGCPPEFMNIHVPKGDPIFDPTDSGNVLLPFQRGPWDKDTGQSPGNPRTQVNLVTAWIDGSSIYGPSASWSDSLRTFSRGLLASGSEWNMPTRASQRSFMWSSADPSTGDSGPQDLYVLGNAWANENMFTAAVGIIWFRYHNYVASKLHVEHPQWSDEKLFQNARKIVVATFQSIAVYEWLPAYIGNKKLPPYPGYQKFVDPGTSPEFEVAAMRYGITMAPSGVYMRNRTCHFRKVINMDGSSSPALRLCNSFWKRQSVNVKTGQDVDDLIMGMASQIAEKEDNVVVEDLRDYMYGPLRFTRSDLVAMTIQRGRDFGLQSYTEVRKALDLSPVKSFEEINSELSKTNPKLIQDLAEMYGGDISKLELFVGGLLESHDSNSSLFKAIILDQFERTRNGDRFWFENKQNGLFTPEEMKGFLNTTFHDVLIAVTSAEATGIQKNVFFWKDGDPCGQPAQLDSSALYPCTKATKLYYFDGSKAGFGIFIIVLFLFPVVSFIVACMVAYLRKYRFKKFQRRRRKAGDTREEPAVGIAAYEWQGDKKPLHPVSVEVDEKRRLQVYDRSGSVHRCLSLGNQDCLDVFLSNNRHHKALMLKVSKEYDLVLFFDDESKRAEFVELLCLGEMDITQEITVKEMREEELLREATTREQRAQIVETFIRHAFSKVLEIEKCDAGDMSGVSPAKAKEVLQCELTASEFADALGLKPNSLFVESMFTLADKDGNGYLSFQEFLDVMVIFMKGTPEEKSMLMFNMHDIGGTGFLSKEEFARMLRSFIEISNGALSKSQAEDGIKAMLQAAGFDDKERISWEDFHFLLRDHDKELQFAQLNVKGMEKQGRKRLSRDQRVSFISPANGSYKSDGQDVRRRKKLNIRTPNVYANPQREQYIRNPIRQKIQHFKRFIENYRRHIVCFIVIYGIVAGVCLERCYYYGLQAESSGIPETSIVGIIVSRGSAAGVSFLFPYMLLTVCRNLNTLCRETFLNRYIPFDAAIDFHRFMAMTAIILAVVHSLGHVVNIYVFSVSDLSIISCLFPRVFYNNGSELPMKWYFWFFQTVPGMTGVLLLFTFAFMYVFASHFFRRISFRAFWITHYLYVIVYTLTVIHGSFALLQQPRFYIYLIPPALLFLLDKLISLSRKKLEIPVVSVELLPSGVTHLEFKRPQGFVYRSGQWVRIACLMLGTDEYHPFTLTSAPHEETLSLHIRAVGPWTSQLRELYTEDNLLELGSYPKLYLDGPFGEGHQEWIDYEVSVLVGGGIGVTPFASILKDLVFKSSIKSRIQCKKVYFIWVTRTQRQFEWVSDIIREVEEMDTLELVEVHTYITQVAEKFDLRTTMLYVCERHFQKVWNRSLFTGLRSVTHFGRPPFVSFFSSLQEVHPTVGKMGVFSCGPPGLTKNVEKACQKMNQRDQAHFIHHYENF
- the duox2 gene encoding dual oxidase maturation factor 1 isoform X2, with protein sequence MLSGSICSKLTESLGCIKFPVCTVQLNLFQCLIFLQCQVMQNGFYMGVSCLTHQSSGNKVQSLSAVRNESCYRCIWRKLRTRSPTLSSLFYCLVSAVSLRSGAKMTFYDDIYPFYPLKRTAFIFNGSQLTIILVFLVFTSSLLIILPGIRGKTRLFWLFRIITSLFIGVVIVALNFTSDWAEARMTTNSTYKSFSTAVINADIGLHVGLYGINVTLKGTPVIQFNETIDYNEMFRWYDTFEEEYEDALEKGLPNPILYIAEKFTLKSTCGLIYQWRYSGRYASATLWTAFCCWLLANILFCMPVILYAGYMMLATAAFIFFSMASFSTIMNVPQCIFAIGTDSFHTDYSHSFWLALATGILCTIIGALVVMLYFLIPEKIREAFSVGVDSYEDDVSYGQGYLNSVFVDGVTIAPLTPIIKEENI